One part of the Solanum dulcamara chromosome 3, daSolDulc1.2, whole genome shotgun sequence genome encodes these proteins:
- the LOC129882652 gene encoding transcriptional corepressor LEUNIG_HOMOLOG-like, with translation MAQSNWEADKMLDVYIHDYLLKRKLHNSAKAFMTEGKVATDPVAIDAPGGFLFEWWSVFWDIFIARTNEKHSDAAAAYIETQQMKAREHQHQQQLQMQQLQLMQQRNAQLQRRDPNHSPLGGPINAINSEGMMGQPSASVLAMKMYEERMKHPQSMDSETSSALIDPNRMAILKSATNHQGQLVQGNSGNMLQQIQGRPQLATDIKGEVNLGGTQKSLPVDPSSIYGQAILQSKAGLGAGLNQGVTGLPLKGWPLTGIDQVRPSLGLQVQKPNLQTQNQFLLASQQQQVLAQAQAQGNLGNSPNYGFSGLSRGNFNAKDGQPPRNDGSICSPVQSNSPKMKMSQMQHSTSQQQDQLQQQQQQQQQTNRKRKQHSSSGHANSTGTGNTVGPSPSSPASTHTPGDGMTSMSKGLMMYGGEGTGGIASSTNQLDDLEPFGDIDNVESFLSQDGGDGNIYGTLKQTLAEHKPESSKGFSFGEVGCIRTRNKVTCCHFSSDGKLLASAGHDKKAVLWNMDTLQTETTPEEHQYLITDIRFRPNSSQLATASFDKSVRLWDATNPSYCLHAYTAHTSHVMSLDFHPKKNDLFCFCDSNNEIRYWSISPFSCTRVSKQGGSAQVRFQPMTGRLLAAASDKVVSVFDVENDRQIHSFQGHPGVVNYLCWDLNGELLASVSEESVKVWSLATGDCIHELSATANQFHSCVFHPSYSSLLVIGGMRSLELWDMVENKSMTVPAHENIIAALAQSPATGMVGSASHDSSVKLWK, from the exons ATGGCGCAGAGTAATTGGGAAGCAGATAAGAT GCTGGATGTTTACATTCATGACTATCTGCTGAAACGAAAGCTGCATAATTCTGCAAAAGCTTTCATGACAGAAGGAAAGGTTGCTACTGATCCTGTAG CTATTGATGCACCTGGAGGATTTCTTTTTGAATGGTGGTCTGTGTTTTGGGACATTTTCATTGCAAGGACAAATGAAAAACATTCCGATGCAGCAGCAGCGTACATAGAG ACTCAACAAATGAAAGCAAGAGAGCATCAACATCAACAGCAGTTACAAATGCAGCAGTTGCAACTCATGCAACAAAGAAATGCACAGTTACAGCGAAGGGATCCAAATCATTCCCCTCTTGGTGGTCCTATAAATGCTATCAACTCCGAAGGTATGATGGGGCAGCCATCTGCCAGTGTATTGGCAATGAAAATGTACGAGGAACGTATGAAGCACCCTCAGTCCATGGACTCGGAAACATCTTCAGCTCTTATTGATCCCAATAGGATGGCAATTCTCAAGTCAGCAACTAATCATCAAGG CCAGTTGGTACAAGGAAATTCAGGGAACATGTTGCAGCAAATACAAGGACGGCCGCAGCTGGCAACT GATATTAAAGGGGAAGTGAACTTGGGTGGCACTCAGAAGTCTTTGCCCGTGGATCCTTCATCAATTTATGGGCAAGCAATTCTTCAGTCCAAGGCTGGACTTGGTGCAG GGTTGAACCAAGGTGTCACTGGTCTACCATTGAAGGGTTGGCCTTTAACA GGAATTGACCAGGTAAGACCCAGCTTGGGTTTGCAAGTACAAAAACCCAACTTACAGACCCAAAATCAATTTCTTTTGGCATCACAACAACAACAGGTCCTAGCTCAAGCTCAAGCCCAAGGTAACCTTGGAAACTCACCTAATTATGGGTTCAGTGGATTATCTAGAGGGAATTTTAATGCCAAAGATGGTCAGCCCCCAAGAAATGATGGATCCATTTGCTCTCCAGTACAGTCGAATTCCCCAAAG ATGAAAATGTCCCAAATGCAGCACTCTACATCTCAACAACAGGACCAGttgcagcagcagcaacaacaacagcaacag ACCAACAGAAAAAGGAAGCAGCATTCGTCTTCTGGACATGCTAATAGTACTGGCACTGGTAACACCGTTGGCCCTTCACCAAGTTCACCAGCATCAACTCATACCCCAGGTGATGGGATGACTAGCATGTCAAAAGGTTTGATGATGTATGGAGGAGAGGGAACTGGTGGTATTGCATCCTCTACAAATCAGCTG GATGACTTAGAGCCTTTTGGAGACATTGATAATGTGGAATCATTTCTGTCACAAGACGGAGGAGATGGAAATATCTATGGAACACTGAAGCAAACTCTTGCTGAACACAAACCTGAATCTTCAAAAG GTTTCTCCTTTGGTGAAGTTGGTTGTATACGCACGAGAAATAAAGTGACTTGCTGTCATTTCTCATCAGATGGGAAGTTACTTGCTAGTGCTGGACATGACAAGAAG GCTGTTCTTTGGAACATGGACACTCTGCAAACAGAAACCACCCCTGAGGAACATCAATACTTGATTACAGATATCCGCTTCCGACCTAATTCTTCTCAACTTGCAACTGCTTCATTTGACAAGTCTGTGAGATTATGGGACGCTACcaat CCTAGCTATTGTTTGCATGCTTACACGGCACATACTTCTCATGTTATGTCGTTGGATTTTCATCCTAAAAAGAACGACCTATTCTGTTTCTGCGATAGCAACAATGAAATTCGCTACTGGAGTATTAGTCCATTTTCATGTACTCGGGTGTCCAAG CAAGGAGGCAGTGCGCAAGTGAGATTTCAACCAATGACTGGGCGTCTGTTGGCTGCTGCTTCAGATAAGGTGGTTTCCGTCTTTGATGTCGAGAATGATAGGCAAATTCATTCTTTCCAG GGGCATCCTGGAGTGGTGAACTACCTGTGCTGGGATCTCAATGGTGAATTACTGGCATCAGTTAGTGAGGAGTCTGTCAAAGTTTGGTCATTGGCCACTGGTGACTGCATTCATGAGCTAAGTGCTACTGCGAATCAGTTCCACTCTTGCGTTTTTCATCCTAGTTATTCTTCTTTGTTGGTGATTGGAGGAATGAGG TCTCTGGAGCTGTGGGACATGGTTGAGAACAAAAGTATGACGGTTCCGGCACATGAGAACATTATCGCTGCCCTAGCACAGTCACCGGCGACTGGAATGGTTGGCTCTGCAAGTCATGACAGTTCTGTCAAGTTATGGAAATAG